GACCCtcagccctcccaccccccacccccccacacaccaagtGTCCGAGAAATTAAAATAGCTGCAAAGGAATCTATGCAAAACTTCATTCGCACGGGGACTAGGCAGATACTGAGccaggatttgggggaggggggtgtctgtaAATGTTTATTTCGAACCAGAAGCCTCCCATCCCAGTACTCAAGCCTCCGGAGCGCGCGCgcgcaactcccccccccccgaaaggcgGCGGCGCCTCGGTGCGTGAGCAGAGTGCAAAGCCCAGGCGACGAGAGAAAGGAAGGCTACTCACTGTCCAGGCAGTCGTGGCTCTTGGTGCCGCTGACTTTCCCGTTCTGCTCAATCTGGAGGAAGAACTTGTTGAAGGAGTAGAGCTTCCTCCAGCGCGCGTCTCCGCGGAGGTGGTTGTAGCTCCGCACGTGCCTGCCGGCGCTGGCCGGAGCGGAGGCGGAAGACGAGGACGAGTTGGGGGCCTTGGGGAGCGGCGTGTCCCGGCGCGGCTCATGGCAGGGCAAAGCCAGCGCGGACATCCAGAAGAGGAGCACCACGaaacagcagcagccgcagaaggacgaagaagacgacgaggaggaggaggcaggcaggtggcCGAAGGCTGAGGCACCCTGCGTCAGTCTCCATTTGCACATGGTCCCGAAGCTCTGGGCGCTGGGAAGAGCCTCATGAAAAGAAACATACTGGAAGGGTGAGCCGTGCGGGCAGTGGCGGGGGTGCGCGCCCGCTTAACGCCCGCGGAGCGGTgctctggcctgcagggagggcgcCCGCATCCATGCCGCAGGGGGCGACGCGCTCCAGAAAaccgctgccccccacccctgccctccgCTTCGCTGGCTCTTTATTAATCCTTCGGGttggaaaaaggaagggggaaaaaaaaaagctacagTTTTCTTGGCGAGCTGGATCTCTTTGCCAGTTCTCTCTTTTGGCCCCCTAAACACCCAACTcctggttggggagggggggcggcgaGACCAGTTCCCCCCTCCTCACTCTTGGCTGCACCACCTTCCAGGCAGGGAGgcctgaaaaagagagagagggatgaCAGGAGAGAACGAGCAACGACGCGAAAAGATCCccgctgaaacgttttcaaaagtACAACCGCACTGCCCTCTCCACTTATGCACCTTCTTTCTCAACGAAGTCCAGAAACGCGGCTCCGCTGAAGAGcaggaaaaccccccccccccccccgcgcgcgccgGTTTCTCTCCCTCTGGAAATAAACCTCTATCTATTCAAAATAGATTTCTGAAACGCAGGGACAGAGCAgagaacccacccaccccgttcTTTTTAGATCTCCAGCAGGTTGGAAGCCGTATCCTAAATACGAGAGATTACAAACCCAAGAAGTGAGACGTGCCTCTGGTGGCCAGGTTATATTTGCAGGGGGtcagagcggcggcggcggcgggacaTCTGAAACCCTTCGGCCCGTTGCAGGGAGCGAGCGCCTGCTGGGAAAagcgagagagagaaagagccggAGCCTCCGGGagctgccctttcccccctctgtcccccctccGGTCCTCTCCGACAGCAGCGGCAGCCACGCAACTAATTGCTCCCCTCGCCGTCCTTCTGCAAGGATCTGCTGGCCACCAGCATGGCTTGGAGActcaggctttgctaatttcccTGTCTTCCAGGCTCAGCCAATCCCCTCCAGggagccccctcctccccccgcctcctttctctctctctctctcgctcgctctccCTTTAAACTTGTTTTCTAGAGAaggactttttattttattttttggcagTGAGTGCTTAAGAGCCACCTGGCGCTTGTTGCCttgctgactctctctctctctctcctctcctccccctgtaAGGAAAGGGGAGGTGGGCTTGGAAAGGATATATAGCGCAGACCAGTCCTGCGAAAGCAGT
The DNA window shown above is from Sphaerodactylus townsendi isolate TG3544 linkage group LG07, MPM_Stown_v2.3, whole genome shotgun sequence and carries:
- the FGF10 gene encoding fibroblast growth factor 10; the encoded protein is MCKWRLTQGASAFGHLPASSSSSSSSSFCGCCCFVVLLFWMSALALPCHEPRRDTPLPKAPNSSSSSASAPASAGRHVRSYNHLRGDARWRKLYSFNKFFLQIEQNGKVSGTKSHDCLDSVMLITSVETGVVAVKSYSTNYFLAMNKNGKVYGSRAFNNDCKLKERIEENGYNTYASYSWKHNGRQMFVALNGRGATKKGQKTRRKNTTAHFLPMAVQPQIDFFY